A window of the Halobacterium hubeiense genome harbors these coding sequences:
- the aglM gene encoding UDP-glucose 6-dehydrogenase AglM — translation MNVSIVGSGYVGTTVAACFADLGHSVVNVDVDEDIVDTINDGRAPIHEPGLEERIAEHAGDQLRATTDYDAVRETDVTFLALPTPSEEDGRIDTSIMQAGAESLGEALAGKDDHVVVVKSTVVPGTTEDVVAPALERGGFDGATLAMNPEFLRMGTAVEDFLHPDKVVYGATDEAAYDVLHDVYEPLVDAADGDPAVVETGLREAEMIKYANNGFLAAKVSLINDIGNICKEFGVDAYKVADAIAHDDRISGQFLRSGVGWGGSCFPKDTAAIISAAKDEGYDPAVLEAAVEVNDRQPERLLSLLDDHVDVDGERVAVLGLSFKPGTDDIRGTRAIPVIDGLHDRGADVVAYDPVATEKMAEKRPDVEYTDSARAALDGASGAVFVTDWDEFAALDEEFDAMAEPVVVDGRRIVERRDGITYDGLTW, via the coding sequence GTGAACGTCAGCATCGTCGGCAGCGGCTACGTCGGCACGACTGTCGCGGCGTGTTTCGCGGACCTCGGGCACTCCGTCGTGAACGTGGACGTCGACGAGGACATCGTCGACACCATCAACGACGGGCGCGCGCCGATTCACGAGCCCGGGCTCGAGGAACGCATCGCCGAGCACGCGGGCGACCAACTACGAGCGACGACGGACTACGATGCGGTGCGCGAGACGGACGTGACGTTTCTCGCGTTGCCGACGCCCTCTGAAGAGGATGGCCGCATCGACACCTCGATTATGCAGGCGGGCGCCGAGTCACTTGGCGAAGCGCTCGCGGGCAAGGACGACCACGTCGTCGTCGTGAAGAGCACGGTTGTCCCCGGCACGACTGAGGACGTCGTCGCGCCGGCGCTCGAACGCGGCGGGTTCGACGGCGCGACGCTCGCGATGAATCCCGAATTCCTCCGCATGGGGACGGCCGTCGAGGACTTCCTGCATCCGGATAAGGTCGTTTACGGCGCGACCGACGAGGCGGCCTACGACGTGCTCCACGACGTCTACGAGCCGCTCGTCGATGCTGCCGACGGCGATCCAGCGGTCGTCGAGACGGGGCTGCGCGAGGCCGAGATGATCAAGTACGCGAACAACGGCTTCCTCGCGGCGAAAGTCAGCCTCATCAACGACATCGGGAACATCTGCAAGGAGTTCGGCGTCGACGCCTACAAGGTCGCTGACGCCATCGCACACGACGACCGCATCAGCGGCCAGTTCCTCCGTTCTGGAGTGGGGTGGGGCGGAAGTTGTTTTCCCAAAGATACGGCTGCAATTATCTCTGCGGCCAAGGACGAAGGCTACGACCCCGCGGTCCTCGAAGCCGCCGTCGAGGTCAACGACCGCCAGCCCGAACGCCTCCTCTCGCTGCTCGACGACCACGTCGACGTCGACGGCGAGCGCGTCGCCGTGCTCGGCCTTTCGTTCAAGCCTGGCACCGACGACATCCGTGGGACGCGCGCGATTCCGGTCATCGACGGCCTCCACGACCGTGGCGCCGACGTCGTCGCGTACGACCCGGTCGCGACCGAGAAAATGGCCGAGAAACGCCCCGACGTCGAGTATACGGACAGCGCGCGAGCAGCACTCGACGGCGCATCCGGCGCCGTGTTCGTCACGGACTGGGACGAGTTCGCCGCACTCGACGAGGAATTCGATGCGATGGCTGAACCCGTGGTCGTCGACGGCCGGCGCATCGTCGAACGCCGCGACGGCATCACGTACGACGGACTGACCTGGTAG
- a CDS encoding glycosyltransferase, whose protein sequence is MNTLAVAALALLAVTAAPYVGYLALYAWVRPSGSPADKRESEPSVSIVLPTYNEEKIVETKLNDILELDYPMEKVELVVVDSSTDDTQDIIREYFAELDAPELVLLEEDERRGLAPALNDAYAAASNEMVVKTDCDSKLPPNVLREAAANLADDDIAAVTGRNVEVLGGSEVESGYRGVQSHIQQLESHLDSTLIFHGPFSAFENDAILPIDPNSLADDTELALKIRRQGGRVIFDPAVQYMEASFSDFVKRRKQKDRRGMGLIRLLVQHRDALGKYGKYGKVVLPFNWWFMIVSPWLLAATLVVGTGAAFSLFGVGGLVLPAAIAAFAYLGQKDVLGPAQALYSIFDTQVSLVRASVELLRGRGDGTWEVDAELREAFE, encoded by the coding sequence ATGAACACACTCGCAGTGGCCGCGCTCGCGCTTCTCGCGGTGACGGCCGCACCCTACGTCGGCTATCTCGCGCTCTACGCGTGGGTTCGGCCGTCAGGGTCGCCGGCGGACAAGCGGGAGTCCGAACCCTCGGTCAGCATTGTCCTCCCGACGTACAACGAGGAGAAAATCGTCGAGACGAAACTCAACGACATCCTCGAACTCGACTATCCAATGGAGAAAGTGGAGTTGGTGGTCGTCGACTCCTCGACGGACGACACGCAAGACATCATCCGCGAGTACTTCGCGGAGTTGGACGCCCCGGAGCTCGTGTTGCTCGAAGAGGACGAGCGCCGCGGGCTCGCCCCCGCACTCAACGACGCCTACGCGGCGGCGTCGAATGAGATGGTCGTGAAGACGGACTGCGACTCAAAACTCCCGCCAAATGTTCTCAGGGAGGCTGCTGCGAATCTCGCCGACGATGATATTGCGGCGGTGACTGGTCGGAACGTCGAAGTCCTGGGTGGCAGCGAGGTGGAGTCGGGCTATCGCGGCGTGCAGTCACATATCCAGCAGTTGGAGTCGCACCTCGACTCGACGCTCATCTTCCACGGGCCGTTCTCCGCGTTCGAGAACGACGCCATCCTCCCTATCGACCCGAATTCGCTGGCCGATGACACGGAGCTTGCGTTGAAGATTCGCCGGCAAGGTGGCCGCGTCATCTTCGACCCCGCCGTGCAATACATGGAAGCCAGCTTCTCGGACTTCGTGAAGCGCCGCAAACAGAAAGACCGCCGTGGGATGGGCTTGATTCGGTTGTTAGTGCAGCACCGGGACGCGCTCGGGAAGTACGGGAAGTACGGCAAGGTCGTGTTGCCGTTCAACTGGTGGTTCATGATCGTCTCCCCGTGGCTGCTGGCCGCAACGCTCGTCGTCGGGACTGGTGCAGCCTTCTCGCTGTTCGGTGTGGGTGGGCTGGTGTTGCCCGCCGCCATCGCGGCGTTCGCGTACCTCGGGCAGAAAGACGTACTCGGGCCGGCGCAGGCGCTGTACTCGATTTTCGACACGCAGGTGTCGCTGGTGCGGGCAAGCGTGGAGTTGCTGCGCGGGAGGGGTGACGGCACGTGGGAAGTTGACGCGGAACTGCGCGAGGCGTTCGAATGA
- the aglJ gene encoding S-layer glycoprotein N-glycosyltransferase AglJ — protein sequence MTDYEDVCALVPTRNEATTIGSVVDGLYDVGIGHVLVVDGHSEDDTQRIAREHDADVIEQTGSGKGQAVREGVEHIDETYVLLLDGDATNPPEQAPRLLDPLVEGRADHVVGDRTADMQPGAMTKLNQFGNRLINRAFHRIHGEEYGDILSGYRAFTRESFEQMFLSAEGFGIETEMAVECARHNIPVEVVPTTYRARPEGSETNLHPISDGGRIIFTLYSLAKTSNPLFYFGSVGAVFGTAGVALAGYVGYDWFVKNISHEALTMVAGVLLLLGVQLVMFGVVSDIMVSLHREQRQRIDRLRED from the coding sequence ATGACCGACTACGAGGACGTGTGCGCGCTCGTTCCGACGCGGAACGAGGCGACGACCATCGGCAGCGTCGTGGACGGGCTCTACGACGTCGGCATCGGCCACGTTCTCGTCGTCGACGGCCACTCCGAGGACGATACCCAAAGGATCGCACGCGAGCACGACGCGGACGTCATCGAACAAACCGGCTCCGGCAAAGGACAAGCAGTCCGTGAGGGCGTCGAACACATCGACGAGACGTACGTCCTCTTGCTCGACGGCGACGCCACGAACCCACCAGAGCAAGCGCCGCGCCTCCTCGACCCGCTCGTCGAGGGACGCGCCGACCACGTCGTCGGCGACCGCACGGCGGACATGCAGCCGGGCGCGATGACGAAACTCAACCAGTTTGGCAACCGTCTCATCAACCGGGCGTTCCACCGCATTCACGGCGAAGAGTATGGGGACATCCTCTCGGGGTACCGTGCATTCACCCGCGAGTCGTTCGAGCAGATGTTCCTCTCCGCGGAGGGGTTCGGCATCGAGACGGAGATGGCCGTCGAATGCGCGCGCCACAACATTCCCGTCGAGGTGGTGCCGACGACGTACCGCGCTCGACCCGAGGGCTCGGAGACGAACCTCCACCCGATCTCGGACGGCGGCAGAATCATTTTCACGCTGTACAGCCTTGCGAAGACCTCCAACCCCCTGTTCTACTTCGGGAGCGTCGGCGCCGTCTTCGGCACCGCCGGCGTCGCGCTCGCGGGCTACGTCGGCTACGACTGGTTCGTGAAGAACATCTCCCACGAAGCGCTCACGATGGTCGCCGGCGTCCTCCTCCTGCTGGGCGTCCAGCTGGTGATGTTCGGCGTGGTCTCCGATATTATGGTCTCGCTGCACCGCGAGCAGCGCCAGCGCATCGACCGGCTGCGCGAGGACTGA
- a CDS encoding SDR family oxidoreductase, giving the protein MDVLVAGSHGQVGQHLTERLADGEHRVYGMVRDEAQTDDIAALGAEPVVADLTESVAHAVDGCDAVVFAAGSGGEAVEAVDRDGAIRLVDAAADAGVERFVMLSSMFADQPAAAPEPLRDYLRAKGAADRYLRESDLTYTVVRPGELTTEPATGRIRTAADLSQTDGDVPREDVAHTLAATLTTEATYGETFEVLSGDEPVEAALTDPLRE; this is encoded by the coding sequence ATGGACGTACTCGTTGCTGGTTCGCACGGCCAGGTTGGACAGCATCTCACGGAACGGCTCGCGGATGGCGAGCACCGCGTCTACGGGATGGTCCGGGACGAAGCCCAGACCGACGACATCGCGGCGCTCGGTGCCGAGCCAGTCGTCGCAGACCTAACGGAGTCAGTCGCGCACGCCGTCGATGGCTGCGACGCCGTCGTGTTCGCCGCCGGGTCGGGCGGTGAAGCGGTCGAAGCCGTTGACCGCGACGGCGCGATTCGGCTCGTCGACGCCGCCGCGGACGCGGGTGTCGAGCGCTTCGTGATGTTGAGTTCGATGTTCGCCGACCAGCCTGCGGCCGCGCCGGAGCCGCTGCGCGACTACCTGCGCGCGAAGGGCGCAGCCGACCGATACCTCCGCGAGAGCGACCTGACGTACACCGTGGTCCGCCCCGGCGAACTCACGACCGAGCCGGCGACGGGCCGGATTCGCACGGCCGCCGACCTCTCGCAGACAGACGGCGACGTGCCCCGCGAAGACGTCGCGCACACCCTCGCAGCGACGCTCACCACCGAGGCGACGTACGGCGAAACCTTCGAGGTGCTGTCCGGGGACGAACCGGTCGAAGCGGCGCTGACCGACCCGTTACGCGAGTGA
- a CDS encoding sulfatase-like hydrolase/transferase produces the protein MSGKLLVTVDSLRYDKYHLMPATQDYLDASHETAFAVSTATPGSFPGILTGQYPTPGGIDEMAEFAAEFDGYTVGISTNHLLSERYGYGHAFDYFEAPNPGDMGLKQRVEKAVTPGTIHHRLLSTGWNALQSVRNQFKDVGRTFRPAEDVIETLLTQIEGRDEWLGWIHLMEPHHPYEPDDGEMGRVEAQNASRRVLNGNGSKEDETLVGRAYEQEIRELDATLSDLWDSLSSDTEVVFTADHGELLGEDYEPSWGHPGVMAPELLRVPFGTRNVNWDSGTVVSHIDIGSIMLGEPFGKGEFNRTHAYATYGEEKAVMDEEYLYNGTDFRTLNGDCIDANNVSARGELTRRWNRFDPDTVYRTDALKEDLQDLGYK, from the coding sequence ATGTCTGGGAAGCTGCTGGTAACGGTGGACTCCCTCCGGTACGATAAGTACCACCTGATGCCAGCGACACAGGATTATCTCGATGCTTCTCACGAGACGGCGTTCGCGGTCAGCACCGCGACTCCGGGAAGCTTCCCCGGGATTCTCACAGGACAGTACCCCACTCCGGGCGGTATTGACGAGATGGCCGAATTCGCCGCCGAGTTCGATGGCTACACTGTCGGCATCTCCACGAACCACCTGCTCTCGGAGCGGTACGGATATGGTCACGCCTTCGACTACTTCGAAGCCCCGAACCCGGGCGACATGGGCCTCAAGCAGCGAGTCGAGAAGGCTGTCACGCCGGGGACGATCCACCATCGACTGCTCTCGACCGGCTGGAACGCGCTCCAGAGCGTTCGAAACCAGTTCAAAGATGTCGGGCGGACATTCCGCCCCGCCGAGGACGTCATCGAAACGCTGCTGACACAAATTGAGGGACGTGACGAGTGGCTGGGATGGATTCACCTCATGGAACCACATCATCCTTATGAGCCTGATGACGGGGAGATGGGGCGGGTCGAAGCTCAGAACGCTAGCCGACGGGTGCTAAACGGAAATGGGTCAAAAGAGGATGAGACACTCGTCGGGAGGGCGTACGAACAAGAGATTCGAGAACTCGACGCCACACTCTCGGACCTGTGGGACAGCCTGTCGTCGGACACGGAGGTCGTTTTCACCGCTGACCACGGTGAGTTGCTGGGCGAGGACTATGAGCCGTCGTGGGGTCATCCGGGGGTGATGGCACCAGAATTACTCAGGGTCCCGTTCGGAACGCGGAACGTGAACTGGGACAGCGGGACGGTCGTCTCGCACATCGACATCGGGTCCATAATGCTGGGCGAACCGTTCGGGAAGGGGGAGTTCAACCGGACGCACGCCTACGCGACATACGGTGAAGAGAAGGCTGTCATGGACGAGGAGTATCTCTATAATGGCACAGATTTCCGTACGCTCAACGGAGACTGCATCGACGCTAACAACGTTTCGGCCCGGGGAGAACTCACTAGACGATGGAATCGTTTCGACCCCGATACAGTGTACCGAACTGACGCCCTCAAAGAGGACTTGCAGGACCTTGGATACAAGTGA
- a CDS encoding type II toxin-antitoxin system PemK/MazF family toxin has protein sequence MAYAQGAIVVGADPFGGSQQRPYLVLSNTTHPFHGTEYLAALVTTTERAQAVPLAGAYAEGQLPYESYVNPGNILTLKETAIEKRVAQATVDVVASTIDELTAYVAPESTL, from the coding sequence GTGGCGTACGCACAGGGCGCAATCGTTGTCGGGGCCGACCCTTTCGGCGGGAGTCAACAGCGCCCGTATCTCGTGCTCTCGAACACGACGCATCCGTTCCACGGCACCGAGTATCTCGCTGCGCTCGTGACGACCACCGAGCGAGCGCAGGCAGTTCCGCTGGCTGGCGCGTACGCCGAAGGCCAACTCCCCTACGAGTCCTACGTCAACCCCGGGAATATTCTCACACTGAAGGAGACTGCCATCGAGAAGCGCGTCGCCCAAGCCACCGTAGACGTTGTCGCATCAACCATCGACGAACTCACTGCGTACGTCGCGCCCGAATCGACACTGTAG
- a CDS encoding FkbM family methyltransferase encodes MLPRKQSTCNGVKTRRAYLFDRTTKWPDYEEELLATLRTHVTPDDSVVIVGGGWGVSAVTAAERGATVTVYEPSNEQVERVKETADLNDVVESVTVQHAKVGETGEVWGKSSASVVSPSDLPECDLLELDCEGAELEILRAITVTPDVIAVECHPSHGVSEDDVRAVMTDLGYEITNRAHESQSDSVVILTGELHSGS; translated from the coding sequence GTGTTACCGCGGAAGCAGAGCACCTGTAATGGCGTCAAGACTCGACGCGCCTACTTATTCGACCGGACAACGAAGTGGCCGGACTACGAGGAGGAACTTCTCGCGACGCTGCGAACGCACGTTACCCCAGATGACTCCGTTGTTATCGTCGGTGGAGGCTGGGGCGTTTCAGCAGTTACCGCCGCAGAACGAGGCGCCACGGTGACGGTTTATGAACCGAGCAATGAGCAGGTAGAGCGGGTCAAGGAAACAGCGGACCTCAACGACGTGGTTGAGTCGGTCACGGTTCAGCACGCAAAAGTCGGTGAAACCGGCGAGGTGTGGGGAAAAAGCTCGGCGTCCGTCGTATCACCAAGCGACCTACCGGAATGTGACCTTCTCGAACTCGACTGTGAGGGGGCGGAGTTGGAAATACTCCGTGCGATAACGGTTACGCCGGATGTCATCGCCGTCGAGTGTCATCCAAGCCACGGTGTGTCTGAGGACGATGTACGAGCCGTGATGACTGACCTCGGCTACGAAATCACGAATAGGGCTCACGAGAGCCAGTCGGACAGCGTTGTCATACTCACTGGGGAGTTGCATTCGGGCTCCTAG
- a CDS encoding lipopolysaccharide biosynthesis protein, protein MAEKLYENFGFEVTKAATAKFIQAILGFVGIIVFARVLGPTDFGGVYLLISVVGVLKQITGYEGAAKRRFAEADIDNREIVGAVGLFNIAVIATTAIAALAVERHLVTYTGLENAAWLLIGLMSALVLFSPYQTLLAARGLLSRQIWIDTVRSVLTLGLQLSLILLGFGASGVIYGTVGATLLCLPLTQHALRVKPSIPSRETIQSLWEYTKYMVPTSFIGKVYSEYDMILIGFLVTQNAVGYYQAALKLTVPAIFLSQVASSGLMSEISNLHSRSESFSRELTNTLSFGSLLSLPIFFGALAIPEWLIITVYEPAFRSAATLLVGLALYQVVRSQSSIYRQTLFGMDRPDKVFRIDAVTLSLNLLLGFLLVVEIGTLGAVIATIAAESLRFAMSASVVRDSTQGVELYPRPLLHQVIAALTMFAVVTGAEHVVASRSVVALLVVVSLGVVTYFISLTAISSQFRHTVRSILQPIVESANN, encoded by the coding sequence ATGGCAGAGAAATTATACGAGAATTTTGGGTTCGAGGTCACTAAGGCTGCCACCGCCAAGTTTATTCAGGCGATACTGGGGTTCGTCGGAATTATTGTCTTCGCGCGGGTACTCGGCCCGACTGACTTCGGCGGGGTCTACCTCCTTATCTCGGTAGTAGGGGTGTTGAAACAAATAACTGGATATGAGGGGGCGGCCAAACGCCGGTTCGCGGAAGCAGACATCGACAACCGGGAAATTGTGGGCGCTGTCGGACTGTTCAATATCGCCGTCATCGCGACGACTGCGATTGCGGCGCTCGCGGTCGAACGTCACCTCGTCACCTACACTGGCCTCGAAAACGCAGCGTGGCTCCTGATTGGACTGATGTCTGCGCTGGTGCTGTTTTCTCCATACCAGACATTACTGGCGGCTCGTGGGCTTCTTAGCCGACAAATATGGATTGATACGGTTCGATCAGTTCTTACACTCGGCTTACAGCTCTCCCTAATTCTGCTTGGGTTCGGAGCATCAGGCGTCATCTACGGTACTGTCGGAGCGACACTACTGTGCTTGCCGCTGACGCAGCACGCGCTCCGCGTCAAGCCGTCGATCCCATCAAGGGAGACGATTCAGTCACTCTGGGAGTACACAAAGTACATGGTCCCTACATCGTTTATCGGGAAGGTCTACAGCGAGTACGACATGATTCTAATCGGGTTCCTCGTCACGCAGAACGCAGTCGGCTACTATCAGGCGGCACTGAAACTAACGGTTCCAGCGATATTCCTCTCACAAGTCGCAAGCTCCGGACTCATGAGCGAGATAAGTAATCTACACAGTCGTTCCGAGTCCTTCAGCAGAGAGCTAACGAACACACTCTCGTTCGGGAGTTTACTATCCCTTCCGATCTTTTTCGGCGCGCTGGCAATCCCTGAATGGCTCATCATCACCGTATACGAACCGGCTTTCCGGTCGGCGGCAACCTTGCTCGTTGGGTTAGCCCTGTATCAAGTTGTCCGGTCACAGAGCTCGATCTATCGGCAGACTCTATTCGGTATGGACCGCCCAGACAAGGTGTTTCGAATCGATGCAGTGACACTGAGTCTGAACCTGCTCCTCGGATTCCTCTTGGTGGTAGAAATTGGAACGCTCGGGGCGGTCATCGCAACGATCGCCGCCGAATCTCTCCGTTTCGCGATGAGTGCGTCCGTCGTTCGGGACTCGACCCAAGGCGTGGAGCTTTATCCAAGGCCGCTCCTACATCAAGTCATCGCTGCATTGACCATGTTCGCTGTTGTGACGGGTGCGGAACACGTCGTTGCCTCACGAAGCGTCGTTGCACTCCTCGTGGTTGTGAGTCTAGGTGTCGTCACCTACTTCATCTCCTTGACGGCTATCAGCTCTCAGTTCCGGCATACGGTTCGCTCGATCTTACAGCCAATCGTAGAGAGCGCCAATAATTGA
- a CDS encoding MarR family transcriptional regulator produces the protein MAVRFDDYDPDDGRIDVSDGTNAHTILSFLAENPDLGFTPKEIHEQTGVPRGSVGSTLARLEEHGLVRHKGDYWAVAEDDRLGSIVAMNHSFDAFAAYTDRYADNDDWAADLPDLDENHDVDTEA, from the coding sequence ATGGCTGTCCGCTTCGACGACTACGACCCAGACGACGGTCGAATCGACGTCTCGGACGGGACGAACGCCCACACCATCCTCTCGTTTCTCGCCGAGAATCCTGACCTCGGGTTCACGCCCAAGGAAATCCACGAGCAGACTGGTGTGCCCCGCGGGAGCGTCGGGAGCACGCTCGCTCGCCTCGAGGAGCATGGCCTCGTCCGACACAAAGGTGATTACTGGGCAGTCGCCGAAGACGACCGCCTCGGCTCGATCGTCGCGATGAACCACTCGTTCGACGCGTTCGCAGCGTACACCGACCGATACGCGGACAACGACGACTGGGCTGCGGACCTCCCCGACCTCGACGAGAACCACGACGTGGACACGGAGGCCTAG
- a CDS encoding TRAM domain-containing protein yields the protein MDYVLVAAGVGAAIVVLATLLLWRRLSSGSSESKRAHEAAQERDPPVELGETYEFGITEFTDHHSGERVAVGKVEGFVLFTEDVPDAVSEGDVIRATVTSFNREKTSADAMFEGTA from the coding sequence ATGGACTATGTGCTGGTCGCCGCCGGCGTCGGCGCAGCTATCGTCGTACTCGCTACACTGCTGCTCTGGCGACGGCTGTCCTCGGGCAGCAGCGAGTCAAAGCGCGCCCACGAGGCTGCGCAGGAACGCGACCCGCCGGTCGAACTTGGGGAGACCTACGAGTTTGGAATCACGGAGTTCACCGACCATCACTCCGGCGAACGCGTTGCCGTCGGCAAAGTCGAGGGGTTCGTGCTGTTCACCGAGGACGTCCCCGACGCAGTCTCGGAGGGGGACGTGATTCGCGCGACGGTGACGTCGTTCAACCGCGAGAAGACGTCCGCGGACGCGATGTTCGAGGGGACGGCGTAA
- a CDS encoding glycosyltransferase — protein MADDVEEPDVSVAILHDRFPGIGGGEKFAIEAARVLDAPIYTMYVYPETDIPDDIEVIPIRQDKYTGFLSRRILGWKNEGSNPLETLSVAMDMTDAHSDLVDYDVILSSAPLSKNYVPTTDQRVVHYPHSPPRWLYDLFRDRMESFDYPGIRFVLKAYAKWWRALDKEANDYVDTFVANSELIRDRIRRFYDEDAEVVYPPITGDWRNEGDNGYFITWSRLAPEKRIDLIVEAFTELDERLIVAGDGEQREKLEEMARGHDNIEIRGYVDDIESLVASATAVIYAPKQEDFGMVGAEAMMAGKPLLGVDEGFTAYQVEENVTGLLFEPTVGSIRETVRSFEATEYDAGKIQDEGNRYQYSEFEAGIRHAVRCGD, from the coding sequence ATGGCTGACGACGTCGAGGAGCCGGACGTCTCTGTCGCGATTCTCCATGACCGATTCCCCGGAATCGGTGGTGGGGAGAAGTTCGCTATCGAGGCGGCACGCGTACTTGACGCCCCGATATACACGATGTACGTCTATCCGGAAACGGACATCCCGGATGATATTGAAGTTATCCCGATACGCCAGGACAAGTACACTGGGTTCCTCTCCCGGCGGATTCTCGGATGGAAAAACGAGGGCTCGAATCCACTCGAAACGTTGAGCGTCGCGATGGACATGACGGACGCACACTCAGACCTCGTCGATTATGACGTGATTCTTTCGAGTGCGCCGCTCAGCAAGAACTACGTCCCAACGACGGACCAGCGCGTCGTGCACTATCCACACAGTCCACCTCGCTGGCTGTACGACCTCTTTCGGGACCGGATGGAGTCGTTCGATTATCCTGGGATTCGGTTCGTGTTGAAGGCGTACGCGAAGTGGTGGCGTGCTCTCGACAAGGAGGCCAACGACTACGTCGACACGTTCGTCGCTAACAGCGAGCTGATTCGGGACCGAATTCGTCGATTCTACGACGAGGATGCGGAGGTCGTGTATCCCCCGATTACGGGCGATTGGCGGAACGAAGGCGACAACGGATACTTCATCACGTGGTCGCGGCTCGCACCCGAGAAGCGTATCGACTTGATCGTCGAGGCGTTTACCGAGTTAGACGAACGGCTTATTGTGGCCGGCGACGGAGAGCAACGCGAGAAGCTAGAAGAGATGGCGCGAGGTCACGACAACATCGAGATTCGAGGATACGTCGACGACATCGAGTCCCTCGTAGCGAGCGCGACGGCGGTCATCTACGCCCCGAAGCAGGAGGACTTCGGGATGGTTGGTGCGGAGGCGATGATGGCCGGGAAACCGTTGCTCGGGGTTGATGAGGGGTTCACGGCCTATCAGGTTGAAGAAAACGTGACAGGTTTGCTGTTTGAGCCCACTGTGGGATCGATTCGTGAGACTGTTCGGTCGTTCGAAGCTACAGAATACGATGCAGGTAAGATTCAGGACGAAGGTAATCGATACCAGTACAGTGAGTTTGAGGCGGGGATTCGTCACGCTGTCCGCTGTGGGGACTGA